A DNA window from Chryseobacterium sp. MEBOG06 contains the following coding sequences:
- the rnr gene encoding ribonuclease R, producing MPKKRKYISHKNDLKMMEIGRLILRFMNTNASKVYNYKQISDGIDYKNPRQRELVIQALHKLQGSEKIKEVEKGKYIVNLKIAGTLTGIIDFNQSGNAYVDVEGLEDDVFVHSKNVKDALQGDKVLIITYHYKGKKLEGSVLEVLERNRTEFVGTFQKVAHKDFGFVVCDKKSINTDIFIPKNKFNNAEDGDKVVVKMTEWRPGDKNPEGEITQVLGAPGEHETEIHSILAEYGLPYEFPQEVEVDADKIDRTITDEEVAKRRDMRDVCTFTIDPKDAKDFDDALSMRKLENGNWEIGVHIADVSHYVVPGTILDDEAYQRATSVYLVDRVVPMLPEVLSNDVCSLRPHEDKYTFSAVFELNDQAEIQKQWFGRTVIHSDRRFTYEEAQERIESGEGDLADEINVLDRLAKIMRNERIRQGAITFDRSEVRFNLDENNQPVGVYFKISKDSNHLIEEFMLLANKKVSEFISLTNKGGVTNNTFIYRVHADPDPAKLEALRDFVSTFGYKMDLANTKKVAESLNKLLHDVKGKGEENMIETLAMRSMSKAVYSTEPIGHYGLGFDYYSHFTSPIRRYPDLLAHRLLQHYLDGGKSPSRPELEEKAKHCSAMERLAADAERDSIKYMQVKFMEKHLGETFTGVISGVAEFGFWVEIPENGAEGLIKLRDLVDDSYMYDAKTHAVYGARHGNKYQLGDQVQIKVVKANLIQKQLDFKIV from the coding sequence ATGCCAAAAAAAAGAAAATATATAAGTCATAAAAATGATTTGAAAATGATGGAAATCGGGAGACTGATTCTTCGTTTTATGAATACTAACGCATCAAAAGTTTATAATTATAAGCAGATTTCTGATGGAATAGATTATAAAAATCCCAGACAAAGGGAACTTGTGATTCAGGCGCTGCATAAACTTCAGGGATCTGAAAAGATCAAAGAAGTGGAAAAAGGAAAATATATTGTAAATCTGAAAATAGCCGGAACGCTTACCGGAATTATAGACTTCAACCAAAGCGGAAATGCGTATGTAGATGTTGAAGGATTGGAGGACGATGTATTTGTTCATTCCAAAAATGTGAAGGATGCTTTGCAGGGAGATAAGGTTCTTATTATAACTTATCATTATAAAGGAAAGAAGCTGGAAGGCTCCGTTTTGGAAGTTTTGGAACGAAACAGAACCGAGTTTGTAGGAACTTTTCAGAAGGTTGCCCACAAGGATTTTGGTTTTGTAGTATGTGATAAAAAGTCAATCAATACAGATATTTTTATTCCTAAGAATAAATTCAATAATGCAGAAGATGGTGACAAGGTTGTTGTAAAAATGACAGAATGGAGACCCGGTGATAAAAATCCAGAAGGAGAAATTACGCAGGTACTGGGAGCGCCGGGAGAGCATGAAACAGAAATTCACTCTATCCTTGCAGAATATGGTCTTCCATACGAGTTCCCACAGGAGGTAGAAGTGGACGCAGATAAGATAGACAGAACTATTACTGATGAAGAAGTAGCAAAACGTAGAGATATGCGTGATGTCTGCACCTTTACTATTGACCCTAAAGATGCCAAGGACTTTGATGATGCCTTATCGATGAGAAAATTGGAGAACGGAAACTGGGAGATCGGGGTACATATTGCCGACGTATCTCATTATGTAGTGCCGGGAACAATACTGGATGATGAAGCCTATCAGAGAGCAACCTCTGTTTACCTGGTAGACAGAGTGGTTCCGATGCTGCCGGAAGTTTTGAGTAATGACGTATGCTCTCTTCGTCCACATGAAGATAAATATACTTTTTCAGCAGTTTTTGAGCTGAATGATCAGGCTGAAATTCAAAAACAGTGGTTTGGAAGAACAGTGATTCATTCAGACAGAAGATTTACCTATGAAGAAGCTCAGGAACGTATAGAAAGCGGTGAAGGAGATTTAGCTGATGAAATTAATGTTCTTGACAGGCTGGCGAAGATTATGCGTAATGAACGTATCAGACAGGGGGCAATTACTTTTGACAGAAGTGAAGTAAGATTCAATCTGGATGAAAATAACCAGCCAGTTGGAGTTTATTTTAAGATCAGTAAAGATTCTAATCACCTGATTGAGGAATTTATGCTTTTAGCCAACAAAAAAGTATCTGAATTTATATCTCTGACAAACAAAGGCGGGGTTACGAACAATACATTTATTTACAGAGTTCATGCTGATCCGGATCCTGCAAAATTAGAAGCATTGAGAGATTTTGTATCAACTTTCGGATATAAAATGGATCTTGCCAATACCAAAAAGGTTGCAGAATCTTTGAACAAACTTCTTCATGATGTGAAAGGAAAGGGCGAAGAAAATATGATCGAAACTCTTGCCATGAGAAGTATGAGTAAAGCCGTATATTCTACAGAACCTATCGGGCACTACGGTTTAGGTTTTGACTATTACAGCCACTTTACCTCTCCTATCCGTCGTTATCCGGATTTACTCGCACACCGTCTTCTTCAGCACTATCTGGACGGAGGGAAATCGCCAAGCAGACCAGAGCTTGAGGAAAAAGCAAAACACTGCAGTGCTATGGAAAGACTGGCCGCTGATGCAGAGAGAGATTCTATCAAGTACATGCAGGTGAAATTCATGGAAAAACATCTTGGGGAAACTTTCACAGGTGTGATTTCAGGAGTTGCAGAATTTGGATTCTGGGTAGAAATCCCCGAAAATGGAGCTGAAGGTCTGATCAAGCTAAGAGATCTTGTGGATGACTCTTATATGTATGATGCAAAAACTCATGCAGTATACGGAGCTAGACACGGAAACAAATACCAGCTTGGAGATCAGGTGCAGATCAAAGTGGTAAAAGCCAATCTGATTCAGAAACAACTGGACTTTAAGATCGTTTAG
- the rpiB gene encoding ribose 5-phosphate isomerase B yields MKRKIAIAADHAGYEYKEIVKNYLSERFEVQDFGTFSTNSVDYPDFVHPAATSVENGENELGILICGSGNGVQITANKHQKIRCALCWMPEIATLARLHNDANMISMPARFISKELAIEIVDKFLSTDFEGGRHQNRVDKIAVC; encoded by the coding sequence ATGAAAAGAAAAATTGCTATCGCAGCGGACCATGCAGGGTATGAATATAAGGAGATTGTTAAGAACTACCTTTCAGAACGATTTGAAGTTCAGGATTTTGGAACGTTCTCCACAAACAGTGTGGATTATCCGGACTTTGTACACCCTGCTGCAACCTCTGTGGAAAACGGAGAAAACGAGCTGGGAATTTTGATCTGCGGGAGCGGAAATGGAGTCCAGATCACGGCAAACAAACATCAGAAGATAAGATGCGCTCTTTGCTGGATGCCGGAGATTGCGACACTGGCCAGACTGCATAATGATGCTAATATGATTTCTATGCCGGCAAGATTCATATCCAAAGAATTGGCGATTGAAATTGTAGACAAATTTCTTTCAACAGACTTCGAAGGGGGAAGACATCAGAACCGAGTTGACAAAATCGCAGTTTGCTAA
- a CDS encoding phosphoglycerate kinase, whose protein sequence is MKTINDFNFKDKKALVRVDFNVPQDDQLNVTDNTRIAAVKPTVEKILNDGGSVILMTHLGRPKGEVKDEFSLKHILGEVSNVMGQEVKFVDECIGEKAEKAASELKPGEILLLENVRFHNEEEKGDEGFAEKLSKLGDAYVNDAFGTAHRAHASTAVIAKFFQSTKYFGLLMAKELQAIDKVLKSGEKPVTAILGGSKVSTKITIIENILPAVDNLIIGGGMAFTFIKALGGKIGDSLVEEDKLPLALEILGKAKEHKVKVYLPSDVIIAESFNNNVERKEADIYAIPEGWMGLDAGHKSRDQFNDVLLNSRTILWNGPIGVFEMSNFSGGTVALGESIAEATKLGAFSLVGGGDSVAFVKQFGYADQVSYVSTGGGAMLESLEGLELPGIAAINN, encoded by the coding sequence ATGAAAACAATCAATGATTTCAATTTTAAAGACAAGAAGGCTCTGGTAAGAGTGGACTTCAATGTTCCACAGGATGATCAGCTTAATGTGACGGACAATACAAGAATTGCTGCAGTGAAGCCCACAGTTGAAAAAATTCTTAATGATGGAGGTTCTGTTATCCTAATGACACACCTGGGAAGACCGAAAGGGGAGGTTAAAGATGAATTTTCACTTAAGCATATCCTGGGGGAAGTTTCCAACGTTATGGGGCAGGAAGTAAAGTTTGTTGATGAATGTATTGGAGAGAAGGCTGAAAAGGCTGCTTCTGAGCTGAAGCCGGGAGAGATCTTACTATTGGAAAATGTTCGTTTTCATAATGAGGAAGAAAAAGGAGACGAAGGTTTTGCTGAGAAGCTTTCGAAATTAGGAGATGCTTATGTAAACGATGCATTTGGTACTGCTCATAGAGCTCATGCTTCAACGGCTGTCATTGCCAAGTTTTTTCAATCAACTAAATACTTCGGTTTACTAATGGCTAAAGAGCTTCAGGCAATCGATAAGGTTTTGAAAAGTGGTGAAAAACCAGTTACAGCAATTCTTGGTGGATCTAAGGTTTCAACTAAAATTACCATTATAGAAAATATTCTTCCTGCTGTAGATAATCTGATCATTGGAGGTGGAATGGCATTTACATTTATTAAGGCTCTTGGAGGTAAAATCGGGGATTCATTGGTAGAAGAAGATAAACTTCCTTTAGCACTTGAGATCTTAGGTAAAGCAAAAGAGCATAAGGTAAAAGTATATCTTCCGTCTGATGTGATCATTGCAGAGAGTTTCAACAATAATGTAGAAAGAAAAGAAGCTGATATTTATGCGATACCTGAAGGATGGATGGGGCTTGATGCTGGTCACAAATCCAGAGATCAGTTCAATGACGTACTATTAAACTCTAGAACAATCCTTTGGAACGGTCCGATTGGTGTTTTTGAAATGTCAAATTTCTCCGGCGGAACAGTTGCTTTGGGTGAAAGCATTGCAGAAGCTACAAAATTGGGAGCTTTCTCTCTAGTAGGAGGAGGAGACAGTGTTGCATTCGTTAAACAATTCGGGTATGCAGATCAGGTGAGCTATGTTTCTACCGGTGGTGGAGCAATGCTTGAAAGTCTTGAAGGACTTGAGTTGCCAGGGATAGCAGCTATCAATAACTAA
- a CDS encoding class I SAM-dependent methyltransferase, translating into MKIKDHFLSQEIFEIKETETKGVFKTSPIPFNISKYYESEDYISHHQDSGSLKEKLYKFLQSFNLQYKKNILIDRIKKGSKVLDYGCGAGEFVKFIENDFETFGFEPDADARKAAQGKITRAIILDDINKIADNSLDAITLWHVFEHIENQDEMLNIFHGKLKEKGLLVIAVPNPTSYDAKHYKEYWAAYDVPRHVYHFSKNGMENLISKKTDWKMRKIKPLILDSYYISMLSEKYKKSPLFWAKATIYGTISNVKALFSNEFSSLIYIIEKR; encoded by the coding sequence ATGAAAATAAAAGATCATTTTCTTTCACAGGAAATATTTGAAATTAAAGAAACCGAGACAAAAGGAGTATTCAAAACCTCCCCTATCCCATTCAATATTTCCAAATACTACGAAAGCGAAGATTATATTTCTCATCATCAGGATTCCGGAAGTCTGAAAGAAAAGCTTTATAAATTTCTTCAGTCTTTTAACCTGCAGTACAAAAAAAATATTCTTATAGACAGGATTAAAAAAGGATCCAAAGTACTAGACTACGGATGCGGTGCCGGAGAATTTGTAAAGTTTATAGAAAATGATTTTGAAACATTCGGTTTCGAACCCGATGCTGATGCTAGAAAAGCAGCTCAGGGAAAAATAACAAGAGCCATCATACTGGATGATATCAATAAAATTGCAGACAACAGTTTAGACGCAATTACATTGTGGCACGTTTTTGAGCATATAGAAAATCAGGATGAGATGCTCAATATTTTCCACGGGAAATTAAAAGAAAAAGGACTTCTTGTAATTGCAGTTCCTAACCCTACTTCCTATGATGCCAAACATTATAAAGAATACTGGGCCGCCTATGATGTACCAAGACACGTCTATCATTTCTCTAAAAACGGAATGGAAAATTTAATTTCAAAAAAGACAGATTGGAAAATGAGAAAAATCAAACCTTTGATACTGGATTCTTATTATATCTCTATGTTGAGCGAAAAATACAAAAAATCACCCCTATTTTGGGCAAAAGCAACAATTTACGGAACGATTTCTAATGTAAAAGCCCTTTTTTCGAACGAATTTTCAAGTTTGATATATATTATCGAAAAAAGATAG
- the mnmG gene encoding tRNA uridine-5-carboxymethylaminomethyl(34) synthesis enzyme MnmG, whose translation MISEIYDVIVVGAGHAGCEAAAAAANLGSKTLLVTMNMQTIGQMSCNPAMGGIAKGQIVREIDAMGGYSGIIADKSAIQFKMLNLSKGPAMWSPRTQNDRMLFAEEWRLALENTPNLDFFQDMVKQLIVKNNKVTGVVTSLGIEIKAKSVVLTNGTFLNGLIHVGDKQLGGGRMGEPRAFGITEQLVSLGFEAGRMKTGTPPRVDGRSLDYSKMEEQKGDENPQKFSYLDTPKLTKQLSCHIVYTNETVHDILREGFDRSPMFNGTIQSLGPRYCPSIEDKINRFAERNRHQLFVEPEGWKTVEIYVNGFSSSLPEDVQIKAMKHIPGFENVKVFRPGYAIEYDYFPPTQLKHTLETKLIDNLYFAGQINGTTGYEEAAGQGLIAGINAHNKVHEKDEFILNRDEAYIGVLIDDLITKGTEEPYRMFTSRAEYRLLLRQDNADIRLTEKAYHLGLAKEERLRKVEAKISESQSLEEFLRETSLKPGIINPILESAESRPVDQAYRAAQILTRPNITLEKLDEIDFIKEVSSQYNNEVREQAEINIKYKGYIEKEKENVAKLNRLENIKIPEDFDYTNLSSLSAEAKQKMSNVRPKTIAQAGRISGVSPADINVLLVYLGR comes from the coding sequence ATGATTTCAGAAATATATGATGTGATAGTAGTAGGTGCCGGACACGCCGGTTGTGAAGCAGCAGCAGCAGCAGCCAACCTCGGTTCAAAAACACTACTTGTTACAATGAATATGCAGACCATCGGACAGATGAGTTGCAACCCCGCAATGGGTGGAATCGCAAAAGGACAGATCGTAAGAGAGATTGATGCAATGGGTGGATATTCCGGAATTATAGCAGACAAATCTGCCATCCAATTCAAGATGCTGAATCTTTCAAAAGGTCCCGCCATGTGGTCCCCAAGAACCCAAAATGACAGAATGCTTTTTGCCGAAGAATGGCGACTTGCATTAGAGAATACTCCCAATCTTGATTTCTTTCAGGATATGGTAAAACAACTGATCGTAAAGAATAATAAAGTAACCGGAGTTGTTACCTCTTTAGGAATTGAGATCAAAGCAAAATCTGTAGTCCTTACCAACGGAACATTTCTTAACGGATTAATTCACGTTGGCGATAAACAATTAGGCGGAGGAAGAATGGGCGAACCAAGAGCGTTTGGAATTACCGAACAATTGGTGAGCTTAGGTTTCGAAGCCGGAAGAATGAAAACCGGTACTCCACCAAGAGTTGACGGAAGAAGTTTGGACTATTCCAAAATGGAAGAACAGAAAGGAGATGAAAATCCACAAAAATTCAGTTATCTGGATACTCCGAAATTAACAAAACAATTAAGTTGTCATATTGTGTATACTAACGAAACAGTACATGATATTTTAAGAGAAGGTTTTGACAGGAGTCCAATGTTCAATGGTACCATTCAAAGTTTAGGTCCAAGATACTGCCCAAGTATTGAAGATAAAATAAACCGTTTTGCAGAAAGAAACAGACATCAGCTTTTCGTAGAACCGGAAGGATGGAAAACTGTAGAGATCTATGTAAACGGATTCAGCTCTTCTTTACCGGAAGATGTACAGATCAAAGCTATGAAACATATTCCGGGATTTGAAAATGTAAAAGTATTCCGTCCAGGCTATGCTATAGAATACGACTACTTCCCTCCTACCCAGTTGAAACATACCCTGGAAACAAAATTGATTGACAATTTATATTTTGCAGGACAGATTAACGGAACCACAGGATATGAAGAAGCTGCAGGGCAAGGACTAATTGCAGGTATTAATGCTCATAACAAAGTTCATGAAAAAGATGAATTCATTCTAAACAGAGATGAAGCATACATTGGAGTATTAATTGACGACCTTATTACTAAAGGAACAGAAGAGCCATACAGAATGTTTACCTCCCGTGCAGAATACAGACTTCTTTTAAGACAAGATAATGCAGATATCCGATTAACTGAAAAAGCATATCATTTAGGATTGGCAAAAGAAGAAAGATTAAGAAAGGTAGAAGCTAAAATATCTGAAAGTCAGTCACTTGAAGAGTTCCTTCGAGAAACTTCTTTAAAACCAGGTATTATTAATCCTATTTTAGAATCAGCAGAAAGCAGACCAGTAGATCAGGCATATAGAGCTGCTCAGATCCTTACAAGACCTAATATTACATTAGAGAAGCTGGATGAGATTGATTTTATTAAAGAAGTTTCTTCTCAATATAATAATGAGGTAAGAGAGCAGGCAGAAATCAATATCAAATACAAAGGGTATATTGAAAAGGAAAAAGAGAATGTAGCCAAACTTAACCGTTTAGAAAACATTAAAATCCCTGAAGACTTTGATTATACCAACCTTTCAAGCCTTTCCGCAGAAGCAAAACAGAAGATGTCTAATGTACGTCCGAAGACAATAGCACAAGCAGGAAGGATAAGCGGGGTTTCTCCAGCCGATATAAACGTTTTACTAGTCTATTTAGGGCGTTAA
- the ybeY gene encoding rRNA maturation RNase YbeY: protein MIQFFYENLPESVNTDYKKWLEDLILSEGKKLGEINYIFCDDEYLLKINQDYLQHDYYTDIITFDYVKGKTISAEIFVSLQRISDNASTLSRDYEEELRRVLAHGILHLAGYKDKTEEEEKEMRRMEDLYLAKYRDLKF, encoded by the coding sequence ATGATACAGTTCTTTTACGAAAATTTACCAGAATCGGTAAATACAGATTACAAAAAATGGCTGGAAGATCTTATTCTTTCAGAAGGAAAAAAACTAGGAGAAATCAATTACATTTTCTGCGATGACGAATATCTGCTTAAGATCAATCAGGATTATTTACAGCATGATTATTATACCGATATCATCACTTTTGATTATGTAAAAGGTAAGACAATAAGCGCTGAGATTTTCGTATCTTTGCAGCGCATTTCTGATAACGCCTCTACCCTTTCCCGAGATTACGAAGAAGAATTAAGGAGGGTTTTAGCCCATGGTATTTTACACCTTGCAGGCTATAAAGACAAGACGGAAGAGGAAGAAAAAGAGATGCGGAGAATGGAAGATTTGTACTTAGCGAAGTATAGGGATTTGAAGTTTTGA
- a CDS encoding patatin-like phospholipase family protein, translated as MRKLLIVLFVFQLLLIHSQVKKDLVIPKNPKIGLSLAGGGAKGFSHVGVLKVLDSLGVKVDYIAGTSMGAIVGGLYASGYSGKEIEKIVMDTDFYSLIMDPKSRQEASFFNKSVDKYLLSIPLKNGKITLPSSISTGQRNVYLLKELFKNVSNIEDFSKMPIPFLCVATNLESGNMQIFEKGDLVQSIMASSAFPSLMDPVKIGDSIYIDGAMTVNYPSKPLKDRGIDIVIGVDLNQDLSKREDLNNIISILNQVIDFGIKKDTRKQYQYTDINIKPNLKGMSATSYDDKKKILDSGYVEGLKYTQILDQLPKRPFDRLRQRVNPIYSNVYKIDSISIEGSKIFGKNYTLGKMGLRLPSLQTYGSINKMIDKLVATNNYRFINYDIVQENDANYLKLYVTEDDTRHFLKFGLHYDEVFKTGLLLNYSAKRLLFKNSNLSFDFVVGDRLRYYLNYFIDNGYIPGFGIYSSGMTFDIKNGDNYAVDKWEWVRNEAYIQSTWKDKFAIGGGISHDYFRLGNNGENRRYGRFLNPYVFLKTDTQDDKEFPTKGVYFSAEGKVIDLLKSEIDKRIIQVKADLRINVPLGKQFTYRLNLYGGITIGENLPDYYQYRLGGIFEQNILNFKTFGGFYFAQLYTNNVILASNDIQFKFNKNYFISGNFSFANLSNDIKFEDAVKVNYSSLGITAGYKSPFGQIKVNFSHSLKNNQKGIFSVILGHWF; from the coding sequence ATGAGAAAACTCCTGATTGTTCTTTTCGTATTCCAATTACTATTGATCCATTCTCAGGTAAAAAAAGACTTAGTAATTCCGAAAAATCCTAAAATAGGACTCTCGCTTGCCGGGGGTGGAGCTAAAGGTTTTTCACATGTCGGAGTACTCAAAGTATTAGATTCATTAGGAGTAAAAGTGGATTATATTGCAGGGACCAGCATGGGTGCCATCGTAGGTGGACTATATGCTTCCGGCTATTCGGGAAAAGAAATAGAAAAAATTGTAATGGATACAGATTTCTATTCTCTAATTATGGATCCAAAATCCAGACAGGAAGCCAGCTTTTTCAATAAATCTGTAGATAAATATCTTTTATCAATTCCGCTGAAAAACGGAAAAATCACACTTCCCTCTTCCATCAGTACTGGTCAGAGAAATGTTTATCTTCTTAAAGAACTGTTTAAAAATGTTTCTAATATTGAAGATTTCTCAAAAATGCCTATCCCTTTTTTATGTGTTGCCACCAACCTTGAAAGCGGAAATATGCAGATATTTGAGAAAGGCGATCTCGTACAGTCCATCATGGCCAGCTCGGCATTTCCGTCTTTAATGGATCCTGTTAAAATTGGTGACAGTATTTATATAGATGGCGCAATGACGGTAAACTACCCTTCAAAACCATTAAAGGACAGAGGAATTGATATTGTTATTGGAGTTGACCTAAATCAGGATCTGTCTAAAAGAGAAGATTTAAATAACATTATATCAATTCTGAATCAGGTGATCGATTTTGGCATAAAAAAAGATACCCGAAAACAGTATCAATATACTGATATAAACATTAAACCGAACCTGAAAGGGATGTCTGCAACCAGCTATGATGACAAGAAAAAGATCCTTGACAGCGGCTATGTGGAGGGTTTAAAATATACTCAGATACTGGATCAGCTGCCAAAACGTCCGTTTGACCGTCTCAGACAGCGTGTAAATCCGATATATTCCAATGTATATAAGATTGACAGTATTTCTATTGAGGGAAGCAAAATCTTCGGTAAAAACTATACTTTAGGTAAAATGGGACTACGTCTTCCCTCTTTGCAAACCTATGGCAGCATCAATAAAATGATTGATAAACTTGTTGCCACCAATAATTACCGCTTTATCAATTACGATATTGTTCAGGAAAATGATGCCAATTACTTAAAGCTTTACGTAACTGAAGATGATACAAGACATTTTCTAAAATTCGGATTGCACTATGATGAAGTCTTCAAAACAGGGCTTCTTCTGAATTATTCTGCAAAGAGACTCTTATTCAAGAATTCAAATCTCTCCTTTGACTTTGTTGTAGGAGACAGACTTAGATATTATCTCAACTATTTTATTGATAACGGGTATATTCCTGGATTTGGTATTTATTCATCCGGAATGACTTTTGATATTAAAAATGGAGATAATTATGCAGTTGATAAATGGGAATGGGTAAGAAATGAAGCCTATATACAATCCACATGGAAGGATAAGTTCGCAATTGGAGGCGGGATAAGCCATGACTACTTCAGATTGGGGAATAACGGCGAAAACAGGCGATATGGACGCTTTTTAAATCCGTATGTGTTTTTGAAAACCGACACTCAGGATGATAAAGAATTCCCTACTAAAGGGGTCTATTTCTCAGCAGAAGGAAAGGTGATTGACCTTTTGAAATCTGAAATAGACAAAAGAATAATTCAGGTAAAAGCGGATCTGAGAATCAATGTTCCGCTGGGCAAACAATTCACTTACCGTCTTAATCTATATGGAGGAATAACAATTGGGGAGAATCTTCCAGACTATTATCAATACAGACTAGGAGGAATATTTGAACAGAATATTCTTAATTTTAAAACTTTCGGAGGCTTTTATTTCGCCCAGCTGTACACTAATAATGTCATATTAGCATCCAACGATATTCAGTTTAAGTTTAACAAAAACTATTTTATTAGTGGAAATTTTAGCTTTGCAAACTTATCTAATGACATTAAGTTTGAAGATGCAGTTAAAGTAAATTATAGTTCACTGGGAATAACGGCTGGTTACAAATCTCCTTTTGGGCAGATAAAAGTTAACTTCAGCCACTCCCTTAAAAACAATCAAAAAGGTATATTCAGTGTTATTTTAGGGCACTGGTTTTAA